In Halomarina salina, one DNA window encodes the following:
- a CDS encoding alpha/beta fold hydrolase has protein sequence MTGPRIALGERASHPFVRVGPPAEASGETPLVLVTGLNDPLLRVTDALWFSGVVATYGVRLRRRGYPGPVYLTSRPVGRPADDTTRDMGHDLAAFLDGFDRPADLLGVSMGGFVANHCAVDHPDRVRRLVLGLAAARLSDHGRARIREWRDWADAGEWGRIYRAGCDAVAVGPLRRAMRAATYPYDAFVSYPPAGVDFAPAVDACLAHDASERAPPLPTLVVGGTEDPFFTTGEFRRTGELLDAPFHRLDGLGHEAVVCAGERFDEPMLEFLCD, from the coding sequence ATGACCGGTCCCCGCATCGCACTCGGCGAGCGCGCCTCCCACCCGTTCGTCCGGGTCGGGCCACCCGCCGAGGCGAGCGGCGAGACACCGCTCGTCCTCGTCACGGGACTCAACGACCCGCTGCTGCGCGTCACCGACGCGCTCTGGTTCTCGGGCGTGGTCGCCACCTACGGCGTCCGACTCCGTCGCCGGGGCTACCCCGGTCCGGTGTACCTGACGAGTCGGCCCGTCGGCCGCCCCGCCGACGACACGACACGCGACATGGGCCACGACCTCGCGGCGTTCCTCGACGGGTTCGACCGACCGGCCGACCTGCTCGGCGTCTCGATGGGCGGGTTCGTCGCCAACCACTGCGCGGTCGACCACCCCGACCGCGTCCGGCGACTCGTCCTCGGCCTGGCCGCCGCCCGCCTCTCCGACCACGGCCGGGCGCGAATCCGCGAGTGGCGCGACTGGGCCGACGCGGGCGAGTGGGGCCGCATCTACCGCGCTGGCTGCGACGCCGTGGCGGTCGGCCCCCTCCGACGAGCGATGCGCGCGGCGACCTACCCCTACGACGCATTCGTCTCCTACCCCCCGGCGGGAGTCGACTTCGCGCCCGCCGTCGACGCCTGTCTGGCCCACGACGCCAGCGAGCGCGCCCCACCGCTGCCGACGCTCGTCGTCGGCGGGACGGAGGACCCGTTCTTCACGACGGGGGAGTTCCGACGGACGGGCGAACTGCTCGACGCGCCGTTCCACCGACTCGACGGACTCGGCCACGAGGCCGTGGTCTGTGCGGGCGAGCGCTTCGACGAACCGATGCTCGAGTTCCTCTGCGACTGA
- a CDS encoding putative manganese transporter: protein MADVLGVPLSQLTEIFVASVRDGFVQVSAFVAVTVLLFSYVQYRTDGKLIRWLEERERAQPLVGALMGLTPGCGGAIVMMPLYLRGTVSFGTVVATLAATAGDSAFVILALAPEAALYAYLLAFASAVLFGYAIDGFGLGVGRVDRAVRRIGGVATDGGVVQNGGLAAPGGSHVHHYEDETGHELEAPTRDSPVMRRLSEGALALWWVAAAVGLVAGVLYLLRGAPEVAIELGVSYAGVFTVAGITGTALSFYLYLVGRRYVGHGHVGHGRDTFASLRETFTHAAMETSFVTVWVIVAYLLYEYPVALFSIDIAAIAAAAGILAPIAGAVVGLIPGCGPQIVLATAYAEGAIPFSTLTANAISQDGDALFPLIAIDKTAAVVASIYTTVPALVVGVAVHLTVGPLFGFGVL, encoded by the coding sequence ATGGCTGACGTTCTCGGCGTCCCTCTCTCACAGTTGACCGAGATATTCGTCGCGTCGGTCCGCGACGGGTTCGTGCAGGTCAGCGCGTTCGTCGCCGTGACGGTGCTGCTGTTCAGCTACGTCCAGTACAGGACCGACGGGAAACTCATCCGGTGGCTCGAAGAGCGAGAGCGCGCCCAGCCGCTCGTCGGCGCGCTGATGGGGCTGACTCCCGGCTGTGGCGGCGCTATCGTGATGATGCCGCTGTACCTCCGCGGGACGGTGTCGTTCGGTACCGTCGTCGCCACGCTCGCCGCGACGGCCGGCGACAGCGCGTTCGTCATCCTCGCGCTCGCTCCCGAGGCGGCGCTGTACGCCTACCTGCTGGCGTTCGCCTCGGCGGTGCTGTTCGGCTACGCCATCGACGGCTTCGGTCTGGGCGTCGGCCGCGTCGACCGTGCCGTGCGCCGCATCGGCGGCGTCGCGACGGACGGTGGTGTCGTGCAGAACGGCGGACTCGCCGCCCCCGGCGGGAGCCACGTCCACCACTACGAGGACGAGACGGGCCACGAGCTAGAAGCGCCGACCCGCGACTCGCCCGTCATGCGTCGGCTCTCGGAGGGCGCGCTCGCGCTCTGGTGGGTCGCCGCGGCCGTCGGACTGGTCGCGGGCGTCCTCTACCTCCTGCGCGGCGCACCGGAGGTCGCCATCGAACTCGGCGTCAGCTACGCGGGCGTGTTCACCGTCGCGGGCATCACCGGCACCGCCCTGTCGTTCTACCTCTACCTCGTCGGGCGGCGCTACGTCGGTCACGGCCACGTCGGGCACGGACGGGACACGTTCGCCAGTCTGCGCGAGACGTTCACCCACGCCGCGATGGAGACGTCGTTCGTCACGGTCTGGGTCATCGTCGCCTACCTGCTGTACGAGTACCCGGTCGCGCTGTTCAGCATCGACATCGCGGCAATCGCCGCGGCCGCAGGCATCCTCGCGCCCATCGCCGGTGCCGTCGTCGGCCTGATTCCCGGCTGTGGCCCGCAGATCGTGCTCGCCACGGCGTACGCGGAGGGAGCGATTCCGTTCTCCACGCTCACCGCGAACGCCATCAGCCAGGACGGCGACGCGCTGTTCCCGCTCATCGCCATCGACAAGACGGCCGCGGTCGTCGCGTCCATCTACACGACGGTTCCGGCGCTCGTCGTCGGCGTCGCGGTCCACCTCACCGTGGGGCCGCTGTTCGGCTTCGGCGTGCTCTGA
- a CDS encoding thiolase domain-containing protein, with protein MTEAYVVGAGQSDFGSYPDETYRSLFATAFESARDSVPEGIDRSAIDEAYVGTLGVGGRQLGLPGPAVADHVGLDGIPVTRVENACAAGGSAVRQAVNAVRAGSADVVLAGGVEVMTDVSNDAVRFWLGVSGETEWERLSGTTFAGVYAQMASAHMEEYGTTQDHLSHVAVKNHANGAKNPHAHLRFECSLDQATNAPTVADPLTLFHCCPTTDGAGCVLVVSEDVVDEFTDERIRVAGVGASADSVGLFQRDTYTAVPASQQAAETAYAEAGMGPDDIDFAEVHDCFAIAELMAYEDLGFCEPGEAGPYAASGATKLDGELPVNPSGGLKSKGHPIGATGAGQLSEAFAQLSGNAGERQVEGARVGLTHNVGGSGGAAVVHILEREDGQAATEVSGR; from the coding sequence ATGACAGAAGCGTACGTCGTCGGTGCTGGGCAGTCGGATTTCGGCTCGTACCCGGACGAGACGTATCGGTCGCTGTTCGCCACCGCGTTCGAGTCGGCGCGCGACAGCGTTCCGGAAGGTATCGACCGGTCGGCAATCGACGAGGCGTACGTCGGCACGCTCGGGGTCGGCGGTCGCCAGCTCGGCCTGCCCGGCCCCGCCGTCGCCGACCACGTGGGTCTCGACGGCATCCCCGTCACGCGCGTCGAGAACGCCTGCGCGGCGGGCGGGAGCGCAGTCCGGCAGGCGGTCAACGCCGTGCGCGCCGGGAGCGCCGACGTGGTACTCGCGGGCGGCGTCGAGGTGATGACCGACGTGTCGAACGACGCCGTCCGGTTCTGGCTCGGGGTCTCCGGCGAGACGGAGTGGGAACGCCTCTCCGGGACCACCTTCGCGGGCGTCTACGCCCAGATGGCCAGCGCCCACATGGAGGAGTACGGGACGACCCAGGACCACCTGAGCCACGTCGCCGTCAAGAACCACGCCAACGGCGCGAAGAACCCCCACGCGCACCTCCGGTTCGAGTGCTCGCTCGACCAGGCGACGAACGCGCCGACGGTCGCCGACCCCCTCACGCTGTTCCACTGCTGTCCGACGACCGACGGCGCCGGCTGCGTCCTGGTCGTCAGCGAGGACGTCGTCGACGAGTTCACCGACGAGCGCATCCGCGTCGCGGGCGTCGGCGCGTCCGCCGACTCGGTGGGCCTGTTCCAGCGGGACACGTACACCGCCGTCCCGGCGAGCCAGCAGGCCGCCGAGACGGCCTACGCCGAGGCCGGTATGGGTCCGGACGATATCGACTTCGCGGAGGTGCACGACTGCTTCGCCATCGCGGAGCTGATGGCCTACGAGGACCTCGGGTTCTGCGAACCGGGCGAGGCCGGGCCGTACGCCGCCTCGGGCGCGACGAAGCTCGACGGCGAGTTACCCGTGAACCCCTCGGGCGGCCTCAAGTCCAAGGGCCACCCCATCGGTGCGACCGGGGCAGGACAGCTCTCGGAGGCGTTCGCACAGCTCTCCGGGAACGCGGGAGAACGGCAGGTCGAGGGCGCTCGCGTCGGCCTGACGCACAACGTCGGCGGGAGCGGCGGTGCGGCAGTGGTACACATATTAGAACGCGAGGACGGTCAGGCGGCGACGGAGGTGAGCGGCCGATGA
- a CDS encoding zinc ribbon domain-containing protein, translating into MTHTTITAVGGYAPERRLPADAIEEAWGNAPSGIESTAVPAGDEDALTMGVAAAKRALDASDVDASDVGWLGFATTTPPVAEGDLLARLASMLGVREDATTRLFTGSARAGTAALLDAPDSGLVVVADCPQGEPDDDRGQAAGAGAAAFVVGADADGATVTDHASHAEPAPGVRFRRSGSDRVEGLGVTTYDRSAFVDPIAAAVGELDTEDADAVAITAPDGKRPYRATGALGVESEAIQRCTVVHELGDLGAASAPLSLARALADGDETVLCVGVGGGGADVLRVESGGSVPTSLALDAGEEVGYADALRLRGELSDDEAGTGAAYVTMPTWAESLPQRHRLLAGRCPDCGALAFPPQGACPDCRELVEYEETRLAPEGTVEAATRIGQGGAPPEFAPQQKRGGAFGVVVVRFEAADGEGSVSLPGQVVGEASVGDTVRGVLRRLYTQEGVTRYGTKFERV; encoded by the coding sequence ATGACTCACACGACCATCACCGCAGTCGGCGGCTACGCACCCGAACGGCGACTCCCGGCCGACGCCATCGAGGAGGCGTGGGGGAACGCCCCGTCGGGAATCGAGTCGACGGCGGTCCCAGCGGGCGACGAGGACGCCCTGACGATGGGCGTCGCGGCGGCGAAGCGCGCGCTGGATGCGAGCGACGTCGACGCGAGCGACGTCGGCTGGCTCGGGTTCGCCACGACCACGCCTCCCGTGGCCGAGGGCGACCTGCTCGCCCGTCTCGCGTCGATGCTCGGCGTCCGCGAGGACGCGACGACGCGTCTGTTCACCGGGAGCGCCCGCGCCGGGACGGCGGCGCTCCTCGACGCGCCCGACTCCGGACTGGTCGTGGTCGCCGACTGCCCGCAGGGCGAACCGGACGACGACCGGGGGCAGGCGGCCGGTGCGGGCGCGGCGGCGTTCGTGGTGGGCGCGGACGCCGACGGCGCGACGGTCACCGACCACGCGAGCCACGCCGAACCCGCACCGGGCGTCCGGTTCCGCCGGTCCGGGAGCGACCGCGTCGAGGGCCTCGGCGTGACGACGTACGACCGCTCGGCGTTCGTCGACCCCATCGCCGCGGCCGTCGGCGAACTCGACACCGAGGACGCCGACGCCGTCGCCATCACCGCGCCCGACGGGAAGCGCCCGTACCGCGCGACCGGAGCGCTCGGCGTCGAGAGCGAGGCCATCCAGCGCTGTACCGTCGTCCACGAACTCGGCGACCTCGGGGCGGCGAGCGCCCCGCTCTCGCTCGCACGAGCGCTCGCCGACGGGGACGAGACGGTCCTCTGCGTCGGCGTCGGCGGTGGTGGTGCTGACGTCCTCCGCGTCGAGTCCGGCGGGTCGGTCCCCACGTCGCTCGCACTCGACGCTGGCGAGGAGGTGGGCTACGCCGACGCGCTCCGACTCCGTGGCGAGTTGAGCGACGACGAGGCCGGAACCGGCGCGGCGTACGTCACGATGCCGACGTGGGCCGAGTCGCTCCCGCAGCGGCACCGACTCCTCGCGGGTCGCTGTCCCGACTGTGGCGCGCTCGCGTTCCCGCCGCAGGGGGCGTGTCCGGACTGCCGCGAACTGGTCGAGTACGAGGAGACGCGACTCGCCCCCGAGGGAACCGTCGAGGCGGCGACCCGCATCGGTCAGGGCGGCGCACCGCCGGAGTTCGCCCCACAACAGAAGCGGGGCGGCGCGTTCGGCGTCGTCGTGGTGCGGTTCGAGGCCGCCGACGGCGAGGGGAGCGTCAGCCTCCCCGGACAGGTCGTCGGCGAGGCGTCGGTCGGCGACACGGTGCGGGGCGTCCTGCGCCGACTCTACACGCAGGAGGGCGTGACGCGCTACGGGACGAAGTTCGAGCGCGTCTGA
- a CDS encoding HVO_2753 family zinc finger protein, translating to MSQEQRQARKCVSCGINISGTTAAAFKCPDCGQQIYRCSKCRKQSNLYECPDCGFMGP from the coding sequence ATGAGTCAGGAACAGCGTCAGGCGCGGAAATGCGTCTCCTGTGGGATCAACATCTCCGGGACGACCGCGGCGGCGTTCAAGTGCCCCGACTGCGGCCAGCAGATCTACCGGTGCTCGAAGTGCCGCAAGCAGAGCAACCTCTACGAGTGCCCGGACTGCGGGTTCATGGGGCCGTAA
- a CDS encoding elongation factor 1-beta yields the protein MGKVAARLKVMPNSPDVDLDGLQERLEASLPEGAKISRTDREDVAFGLVALMPTVIIPDEAGGTEAVEESFQNVDDVESVDVDQVGRI from the coding sequence ATGGGGAAGGTCGCCGCCCGACTCAAGGTGATGCCGAACAGCCCCGACGTCGACCTCGACGGACTGCAGGAGCGCCTCGAAGCGTCGCTCCCCGAGGGCGCGAAGATCTCGCGGACGGACCGCGAGGACGTCGCGTTCGGTCTCGTCGCACTGATGCCGACGGTCATCATCCCCGACGAGGCCGGTGGGACGGAGGCCGTCGAGGAGTCGTTCCAGAACGTCGACGACGTCGAGAGCGTCGACGTCGACCAGGTCGGCCGCATCTGA
- a CDS encoding 50S ribosomal protein L21e, producing the protein MPSSKGPYHGTREKLSNDPRKRGISPPQRAIQQYEEGERVHLKIDPSIPEGRFHPRFDGHTGTVVGEQGRAFKVRINDGGKDKTLVVRAAHLKRQQE; encoded by the coding sequence ATGCCGAGTTCCAAGGGCCCCTACCACGGTACCCGCGAGAAGCTGTCGAACGACCCGCGAAAGCGTGGCATCTCGCCACCCCAGCGCGCCATCCAGCAGTACGAGGAGGGCGAGCGCGTCCACCTCAAGATCGACCCCTCGATTCCCGAGGGTCGGTTCCACCCGCGGTTCGACGGTCACACGGGGACCGTCGTGGGCGAACAGGGTCGAGCGTTCAAGGTCCGAATCAACGACGGTGGGAAGGACAAGACGCTCGTCGTTCGCGCCGCACACCTGAAGCGACAGCAGGAGTAG
- a CDS encoding RNA polymerase Rpb4 family protein translates to MTIFKEIVDEEYLTVPEVKELLADIENERAMDEEREMRYELARAIEHVNRFSELSPEDSRALVEELQEHEKVTDETAFKIANLLPRTRDEMRSVYAQQRYSLSGDELDDLLNVVKKYV, encoded by the coding sequence ATGACGATATTCAAGGAAATCGTCGACGAGGAGTACCTCACCGTCCCCGAGGTCAAGGAGTTGCTCGCCGACATCGAGAACGAACGCGCGATGGACGAGGAGCGCGAGATGCGCTACGAACTCGCCCGCGCCATCGAGCACGTCAACCGGTTCTCCGAGCTCTCCCCGGAGGACTCTCGGGCGCTCGTCGAGGAGCTCCAGGAGCACGAGAAGGTGACCGACGAGACGGCGTTCAAGATCGCCAACCTGCTCCCGCGGACCCGCGACGAGATGCGGTCGGTGTACGCCCAGCAGCGCTACTCGCTGTCGGGCGACGAACTCGACGACCTGCTCAACGTCGTCAAGAAGTACGTCTGA
- a CDS encoding DUF655 domain-containing protein, which yields MPSADSGSVAVVLDYLPHGRADDDRPRFQKPSLAYALGVDDFGLYECVLTEGAEVSFGDHVDVHGDDVETVSRVSFEELSGGARSELEYAVEEIVDDDERRFVDHYNEAQPITLRLHQLNLLPGIGKKLRDTILDERKRQPFESFEDLDERVDGLHDPRQIIVERILEELREDELKYRSFVQ from the coding sequence ATGCCCAGTGCCGACAGTGGGTCGGTCGCGGTCGTCCTCGACTACCTGCCGCACGGACGGGCCGACGACGACCGCCCCCGCTTCCAGAAACCGTCGCTCGCGTACGCCCTCGGCGTCGACGACTTCGGACTGTACGAGTGCGTCCTGACCGAGGGCGCAGAGGTATCGTTCGGTGACCACGTCGACGTCCACGGCGACGACGTCGAGACGGTGTCTCGCGTCTCGTTCGAGGAACTGTCCGGCGGCGCGCGCTCCGAACTGGAGTACGCCGTCGAGGAGATCGTCGACGACGACGAGCGTCGATTCGTCGACCACTACAACGAGGCCCAGCCCATCACGCTGCGCCTCCACCAGCTGAACCTCCTGCCGGGTATCGGCAAGAAGCTTCGCGACACCATCCTCGACGAGCGAAAGCGCCAGCCGTTCGAGAGCTTCGAGGACCTCGACGAACGCGTCGACGGGCTCCACGACCCGCGACAGATAATCGTCGAGCGCATCCTCGAAGAGCTCCGGGAGGACGAACTGAAGTACCGCTCGTTCGTCCAGTAG
- a CDS encoding 16S ribosomal RNA methyltransferase A: MSERPVRAGTRDPDALVQRAGARGDPNHDQHFLVDDRVVDRIPGYLPEGTDRSHVLEVGGGPGVLTDRLLASAPEDGRVTVVERDPMFAGFLREEFADAVEAGRLGVVEGNALDVDLPDDVTASVSNLPYSVSSKITFRLLPLQIPMVLMFQREFAERMAAEPGTSEYGRLSVTAGHYAGVEVVEPVPKEAFSPEPAVESALVRLTPRDPDYTVPNADFFLRFVTAVFTQRRKTVRNAIRNTAHISELDDADAVVAEADEELLSARAGDLSPADFAELASLAWRVGEPR, encoded by the coding sequence ATGAGCGAGCGACCGGTCAGGGCGGGTACCCGCGACCCCGACGCACTCGTCCAGCGCGCGGGTGCACGCGGTGACCCGAACCACGACCAGCACTTCCTCGTCGACGACCGGGTCGTCGACCGGATTCCGGGCTACCTCCCGGAGGGAACCGACCGGAGCCACGTCCTCGAGGTGGGTGGCGGTCCCGGCGTCCTCACCGACCGCCTGCTGGCGAGCGCCCCCGAGGACGGTCGCGTGACGGTCGTCGAGCGCGACCCGATGTTCGCGGGGTTCCTCCGCGAGGAGTTCGCCGACGCCGTCGAAGCGGGCCGACTCGGCGTCGTCGAGGGGAACGCACTCGACGTCGACCTCCCCGACGACGTCACCGCGAGCGTCTCGAACCTCCCGTACAGCGTCTCCTCGAAGATTACGTTCCGACTGTTACCCCTGCAGATTCCGATGGTCCTCATGTTCCAGCGGGAGTTCGCCGAGCGGATGGCCGCCGAGCCGGGGACCTCGGAGTACGGTCGCCTGTCGGTGACGGCGGGCCACTACGCGGGCGTGGAGGTGGTCGAACCCGTCCCGAAGGAAGCGTTCTCGCCCGAACCGGCCGTCGAGAGCGCGCTCGTCCGGCTGACGCCGCGCGACCCGGACTACACAGTTCCCAACGCCGACTTCTTCCTCCGGTTCGTCACGGCCGTCTTCACCCAGCGCCGGAAGACCGTCCGCAACGCCATCCGGAACACCGCCCACATCTCCGAACTCGACGACGCCGACGCGGTGGTCGCCGAGGCGGACGAGGAACTGCTGAGCGCCCGTGCGGGTGACCTCTCGCCGGCCGACTTCGCAGAACTCGCCTCGCTGGCGTGGCGCGTCGGGGAGCCGCGCTGA
- a CDS encoding mechanosensitive ion channel family protein, which translates to MQGGDALGPQTANIVVTAGALLVLLLVALLIRRLGDPLERYVDTITADATQSILFTVAAVATAWFLLERWEAAGSFVEALGNPTVDPAKTGALGLVAGLIVVVAYTLTRISKTLLVERDGDIITGHRQEAFYHVAQLTIYLATLLVLLALVGVNPRDLVLSAGALGVVLGLAARQTLGAVFAGFVLLFSRPFELGDWVVMSDREGIVRDISMFNTTLRTFDDEHVIIPNDEVTSNDIVNRSRMGRLRVSVEVGVDYDADVGRAVSLAEEAMAGLDELMETPEPRVVVARFGDSAVVLDCRFWIANPSAARYWQARSAVVESVKSRFEEAGVGIPFPQRVLSTRPDATFEADVDAPGPESGRPRPESDGAAGGGA; encoded by the coding sequence ATGCAGGGGGGCGACGCACTCGGTCCGCAGACGGCGAACATCGTCGTCACCGCCGGGGCGTTGCTCGTCCTCCTGCTCGTGGCGCTGTTGATCCGGCGACTGGGTGACCCGCTGGAACGGTACGTCGATACCATCACCGCCGACGCGACGCAGTCCATCCTGTTCACCGTCGCTGCCGTCGCCACGGCGTGGTTCCTGCTGGAGCGCTGGGAGGCCGCCGGGAGTTTCGTCGAGGCGCTCGGAAACCCCACCGTCGACCCGGCGAAGACCGGTGCACTCGGCCTCGTCGCGGGGCTCATCGTCGTCGTCGCCTACACGCTGACGCGTATCAGCAAGACGCTGCTCGTCGAACGAGACGGTGACATCATCACCGGCCACAGACAGGAGGCGTTCTACCACGTCGCGCAGTTGACCATCTACCTCGCGACGCTCCTCGTCCTGTTGGCGCTCGTCGGCGTCAACCCGAGGGACCTCGTCCTCAGTGCGGGTGCGCTCGGCGTCGTCCTCGGCCTCGCCGCTCGGCAGACGCTCGGCGCGGTGTTCGCAGGCTTCGTACTGCTGTTCTCGCGGCCGTTCGAACTCGGCGACTGGGTGGTGATGTCCGACCGCGAGGGCATCGTCCGGGACATCAGCATGTTCAACACGACGCTCCGGACGTTCGACGACGAACACGTCATCATCCCGAACGACGAGGTGACCTCCAACGACATCGTCAACCGGTCGCGGATGGGACGACTCCGCGTCTCCGTCGAGGTCGGAGTCGACTACGACGCGGACGTGGGGCGGGCCGTCTCGCTCGCCGAGGAGGCGATGGCCGGCCTCGACGAACTGATGGAGACGCCCGAACCGCGCGTCGTCGTCGCGCGCTTCGGCGACTCCGCGGTCGTCCTCGACTGCCGGTTCTGGATAGCGAACCCCAGCGCGGCGCGTTACTGGCAGGCACGCAGCGCCGTCGTCGAGTCGGTGAAGTCCCGGTTCGAGGAGGCTGGCGTCGGCATCCCGTTCCCACAGCGGGTGCTCTCGACGCGACCCGACGCGACGTTCGAGGCGGACGTGGACGCACCCGGCCCCGAGTCCGGCAGGCCACGCCCCGAGTCCGACGGGGCCGCGGGGGGTGGTGCCTGA
- a CDS encoding HemK2/MTQ2 family protein methyltransferase: MVDRERAAEQVYQPAEDSHLLAETAADELGDLPADTRVVDVGTGSGYVAAQVGDATGVDVLGVDISPIAVREARDHGVSVVRSNLLDGLAGPLDVVLFNPPYLPTDPDAEWDDWMEYALSGGPDGRRAVDPFLDDLPRVLAEDGRAFLLVSSLTDVEAVTERAAANGLAARELAEESFPFERLVVLELRHA, translated from the coding sequence ATGGTCGACCGCGAGCGGGCGGCCGAGCAGGTGTACCAGCCAGCGGAGGACTCCCACCTGCTCGCGGAGACGGCCGCCGACGAACTCGGCGACCTGCCGGCGGATACGCGGGTCGTCGACGTCGGCACCGGGTCGGGCTACGTCGCCGCGCAGGTCGGCGACGCGACCGGGGTGGACGTGCTCGGCGTCGACATCAGCCCCATCGCCGTTCGGGAGGCACGCGACCACGGCGTGAGCGTCGTGCGGTCGAACCTGCTCGACGGCCTCGCGGGTCCGCTCGACGTCGTGCTGTTCAACCCGCCGTACCTCCCGACGGACCCCGACGCCGAGTGGGACGACTGGATGGAGTACGCGCTCTCGGGCGGCCCCGACGGACGGCGCGCCGTCGACCCGTTCCTCGACGACCTGCCGCGCGTCCTGGCCGAGGACGGCCGAGCGTTCCTGCTGGTCTCGTCGCTGACGGACGTCGAGGCCGTAACGGAGCGTGCGGCCGCGAACGGCCTCGCCGCGCGCGAACTCGCGGAGGAGTCGTTCCCGTTCGAGCGACTGGTCGTCCTCGAACTCCGTCACGCCTGA
- a CDS encoding 5-methyltetrahydropteroyltriglutamate--homocysteine methyltransferase — protein sequence MTELVATTTGLFPLPDWAKSELADLKGHQKDDLVSGDEPPSVVEQYDRAREEVVARQQEAGLDRVVEGQLRWDDMLAHPLAVQENVETRGIVRYFDNNNFYREPVVTGDLSPTGDLAADLDAADVPGDELQAVIPGPYTLADLATDDHYGEGFLDAVTEFLVGEVEQFPDHATLLVLEPSLVEEPPEDGADERASEAIDRVVGASDAESVVYPFYGALDEKVYAHLLDADVDAVGYDFVTDHEDNLYNINEYGTTDSVALGFVEGQNTKVESPDLLRERVEWVEENTPSATFDRAYVLPNTETFYLPTERFEAKLDALGALTRPEEVTA from the coding sequence ATGACCGAACTCGTCGCGACGACGACCGGCCTGTTCCCGCTGCCCGACTGGGCGAAGTCGGAGCTCGCGGACCTGAAGGGCCACCAGAAGGACGACCTGGTGAGCGGTGACGAACCGCCATCCGTGGTCGAACAGTACGACCGGGCACGGGAGGAGGTAGTGGCCCGCCAGCAGGAGGCCGGCCTCGACCGCGTCGTCGAGGGGCAGCTGCGCTGGGACGACATGCTCGCGCACCCCCTCGCCGTGCAGGAGAACGTCGAGACGCGCGGTATCGTCCGCTACTTCGACAACAACAACTTCTACCGCGAGCCGGTCGTGACGGGCGACCTCTCGCCGACCGGCGACCTCGCGGCGGACCTCGATGCGGCCGACGTCCCGGGCGACGAACTGCAGGCCGTTATTCCGGGGCCGTACACGCTCGCGGACCTCGCCACCGACGACCACTACGGCGAGGGCTTCCTCGACGCCGTCACGGAGTTCCTCGTGGGGGAAGTCGAGCAGTTCCCCGACCACGCGACGCTGCTCGTCCTCGAACCGTCGCTGGTCGAGGAGCCGCCGGAGGACGGTGCGGACGAACGGGCCAGCGAGGCCATCGACCGCGTCGTGGGTGCGAGCGACGCCGAGAGCGTCGTCTACCCGTTCTACGGTGCGCTCGACGAGAAGGTGTACGCGCACCTGCTCGACGCCGACGTGGACGCGGTGGGCTACGACTTCGTCACCGACCACGAGGACAACCTCTACAACATCAACGAGTACGGGACGACCGACTCGGTGGCACTCGGGTTCGTCGAGGGACAGAACACGAAGGTCGAGTCGCCCGACCTGCTCCGCGAGCGGGTCGAGTGGGTCGAGGAGAACACGCCCTCGGCGACGTTCGACCGGGCGTACGTCCTCCCGAACACGGAGACGTTCTACCTGCCGACAGAACGCTTCGAGGCGAAGTTGGACGCGCTCGGTGCGCTGACGCGACCCGAGGAGGTGACGGCATGA